The Armatimonadota bacterium genome contains a region encoding:
- a CDS encoding prenyltransferase, translated as MTTAPTLRGPRLWLRAFVGFYPPHDPAARGLDPVARFLFSARSVILVISAQAAVIAGLLAAAARRFDLPAFALVLVGFVTAHMISNLLNDYFGYHRGDDTPDSPRMRYTMHPFAGGVLDRRTFLAGMAILAAVGTSIVAYFWMRRGPLALAFAAAGLLVLYLYDAAPRTLKDIGLGEIAAFTVWGPLMVGGGYVVITGQIRPEPFLVSVPYGLGVMSILMGKHIDQLDFDAPHGHRTLPVILGERLARRCNQAIVAGMYAITALLIAAGILTPWAALVATAAPRGWQALRILDRPRPSSPPPGYVGWPLWYHRVSLVHNRRFGWAYIGGLALGTAVTLLR; from the coding sequence ATGACCACCGCGCCCACCCTGCGGGGACCCAGGCTGTGGCTGCGGGCGTTTGTGGGGTTTTACCCGCCCCACGACCCCGCGGCGCGAGGTCTGGACCCTGTCGCGCGCTTCCTGTTTTCCGCCCGCAGCGTGATCCTGGTCATCTCCGCCCAGGCGGCCGTGATCGCCGGGCTGCTGGCGGCCGCCGCCCGCCGGTTCGACCTCCCGGCGTTCGCCCTGGTCCTGGTCGGGTTCGTCACCGCCCACATGATCAGCAACCTGCTCAACGACTACTTCGGATATCACCGCGGCGACGACACCCCCGACTCGCCGCGCATGCGCTACACCATGCACCCCTTCGCCGGCGGCGTCCTCGACCGGCGGACATTCCTGGCGGGGATGGCGATCCTGGCTGCGGTCGGCACCTCCATCGTGGCCTACTTCTGGATGCGCCGGGGTCCGCTGGCGCTGGCGTTCGCCGCCGCCGGGTTGCTGGTCCTGTACCTGTATGACGCCGCGCCACGGACGCTGAAGGACATCGGCCTGGGAGAGATCGCCGCCTTCACCGTCTGGGGCCCGCTGATGGTGGGCGGGGGATATGTCGTCATCACCGGGCAGATCCGGCCGGAGCCGTTTCTGGTCTCGGTCCCCTACGGGCTGGGGGTGATGTCGATCCTGATGGGCAAGCATATCGACCAGCTGGATTTCGACGCCCCCCACGGGCACCGCACCCTGCCGGTGATCCTGGGCGAGCGCCTGGCCCGGAGGTGCAACCAGGCCATCGTCGCCGGCATGTACGCCATCACGGCCCTGCTGATCGCCGCGGGTATTCTCACGCCCTGGGCGGCCCTGGTCGCCACCGCGGCCCCGCGCGGCTGGCAGGCGCTGCGGATCCTGGATCGCCCCCGGCCGTCCAGCCCCCCGCCGGGATATGTGGGCTGGCCCCTGTGGTATCACCGGGTCAGCCTGGTCCACAACCGCCGCTTCGGATGGGCGTACATCGGCGGGCTCGCCCTGGGCACGGCGGTCACGCTGTTGCGGTAG
- a CDS encoding TetR/AcrR family transcriptional regulator → MSPVSARPSTRDRLLQAAMEVFASKGYHGAVVDDIVAASGTSKGAFYHYFTSKQDVFLTLMHDLADLVERAVEEAIGAERGALAKVDAALRVVLETAAAHRSLARILLVEAVGVGPEVERARLEIHRRFASLIQRHLDRAVAEGSIPPQDTALAARAWVGACNEVIAQWLLEDGDPLIARLPALRALLLRSIGAPHPDAPSRP, encoded by the coding sequence ATGAGCCCGGTATCGGCGCGCCCCTCCACCCGGGATCGGCTGCTGCAGGCGGCCATGGAGGTGTTCGCCTCCAAAGGCTACCACGGCGCGGTCGTCGACGACATCGTGGCGGCTTCGGGAACCAGCAAGGGCGCCTTCTACCACTACTTCACCAGCAAGCAGGACGTCTTTCTGACCCTGATGCATGACCTGGCCGACCTGGTGGAGAGGGCGGTGGAGGAGGCCATCGGGGCCGAGCGGGGCGCCCTGGCCAAGGTGGACGCCGCCCTCCGCGTGGTCCTGGAGACGGCGGCGGCGCACCGGAGCCTGGCCCGCATCCTCCTGGTGGAGGCGGTGGGCGTGGGCCCCGAAGTCGAACGGGCGCGCCTGGAGATCCATCGGCGGTTCGCGTCCCTCATCCAGCGCCACCTGGACCGCGCCGTAGCGGAGGGGTCGATCCCGCCCCAGGACACGGCTCTGGCCGCCCGGGCCTGGGTGGGGGCCTGCAACGAGGTGATCGCCCAGTGGCTGCTGGAGGATGGCGATCCCCTGATCGCGCGGCTGCCAGCGCTGCGCGCGCTCCTGCTGCGCAGCATCGGCGCCCCCCACCCCGACGCACCCTCGCGACCATGA
- a CDS encoding pyridoxamine 5'-phosphate oxidase family protein: MSGEIAPQKVLEAARAHLAARRVCTLATSYRDRPWAASSFYVARELDIYICQRADARTLQHLRANPRVAFAVDDREARAWLQAAGAARVVTGEEEAWARDRLTRAAPEFERHFASPDYPVLRIETDEIAFVDRQTGIVPRRHLVRVGGQWRLRG, encoded by the coding sequence ATGAGCGGGGAGATCGCACCCCAGAAGGTGCTGGAGGCCGCCCGGGCCCACCTGGCGGCGCGCCGGGTGTGCACTCTGGCCACCTCCTACCGGGACCGACCCTGGGCGGCCAGCAGCTTCTACGTGGCCCGCGAGCTGGACATCTACATCTGCCAGCGCGCCGACGCCCGCACCCTCCAGCACCTGCGGGCCAACCCCCGGGTGGCCTTCGCGGTGGACGACCGGGAGGCCCGGGCGTGGCTGCAGGCGGCGGGCGCGGCCCGCGTGGTCACCGGGGAGGAAGAGGCGTGGGCTCGGGACCGGCTGACCCGCGCCGCCCCGGAATTCGAGCGGCACTTCGCCTCACCGGACTACCCCGTGCTGCGCATCGAGACCGACGAGATCGCCTTCGTCGACCGGCAGACCGGGATCGTCCCCCGGCGCCATCTGGTGCGGGTCGGCGGACAGTGGAGGCTCAGAGGATGA
- a CDS encoding ABC transporter substrate-binding protein produces MIGRRLVAGVLAATLALAAAMSIPAAAQPVRLRVVHVPVLIFAPLYVAIERGYFAREGIEVELITTPGGVSSFAVLAGGRAEVVVGGLGAALFNAAARGLDFKVVGPVHMERPPVSTPLVISKKAWDSGEIRSVRDLRGRKVSVNVLGSATEFWLHSALLRGGLTIDDVDLVAVNFPEVPAALANGAIAAGLLGEPLATLAEDRGQIHRLSQDFIDGVQVTALYYSGQFMRAHPRQAVGFMVAWLRASRDLFGDGYRRDDVARIVEKYTGVPAAVVKRAAAPYHEPNGKMNFNDFKRLQEFFRKRGALTYDRPLEPSQYIDTTYVREALQILGPFAPPR; encoded by the coding sequence ATGATCGGCCGCAGACTGGTGGCAGGTGTGCTGGCGGCGACTCTGGCTCTGGCCGCCGCGATGTCCATCCCGGCGGCGGCCCAACCCGTCCGGCTGCGGGTGGTCCACGTTCCGGTGCTGATCTTCGCCCCGCTGTACGTGGCCATCGAGCGCGGATACTTCGCCCGGGAAGGGATCGAGGTGGAGCTGATCACGACGCCGGGCGGGGTATCGTCGTTCGCCGTCCTGGCCGGCGGGCGGGCCGAGGTGGTGGTGGGCGGCCTGGGCGCGGCGCTGTTCAACGCGGCCGCCCGGGGGCTGGACTTCAAGGTGGTGGGCCCGGTCCACATGGAGCGCCCCCCGGTCAGCACGCCACTGGTGATCAGCAAGAAGGCGTGGGACAGCGGCGAGATCCGCTCCGTGCGCGACCTGCGGGGACGCAAGGTCTCGGTCAACGTCCTGGGCTCGGCGACCGAGTTCTGGCTGCACAGCGCCCTGTTGCGCGGCGGACTGACCATTGACGACGTGGATCTGGTGGCCGTGAACTTCCCCGAGGTGCCGGCGGCGCTGGCCAACGGCGCCATCGCGGCGGGCCTGCTGGGCGAGCCCCTGGCCACCCTGGCCGAGGACCGCGGCCAGATCCACCGGCTCAGCCAGGACTTCATCGACGGCGTACAGGTCACCGCCTTGTACTACAGCGGGCAGTTCATGCGGGCTCACCCCCGGCAGGCGGTGGGATTCATGGTGGCCTGGCTGCGGGCCAGTCGGGACCTGTTCGGCGACGGCTACCGCCGGGACGACGTGGCCCGCATCGTGGAGAAGTACACGGGAGTGCCGGCGGCGGTGGTCAAGAGGGCGGCGGCGCCCTACCACGAGCCCAACGGGAAGATGAACTTCAACGACTTCAAGCGCCTGCAGGAGTTCTTCCGCAAGCGCGGAGCGCTGACCTACGACAGGCCCCTGGAGCCCTCCCAGTACATCGACACCACGTACGTCCGGGAGGCCCTCCAGATCCTGGGCCCGTTTGCGCCGCCGCGATGA
- a CDS encoding ABC transporter ATP-binding protein has protein sequence MTVGTAAAAAIEVAGLTKVFPTARGPTVALQGVTFTVEPGQFCALIGPSGCGKTTLLHILAGLVPPTAGTVRLPRRQGGRLVTAIVFQGTSTLPWLTVRENVAYGLRNMGVPASGCVARTDVQLARVGLAAVADRYPYQLSEGMRQRVSIARALAVEPQVLLMDEPFANLDEQNRLILQDELLQLWQETRMTVLFVTHSLDEALRLADRVLVMSATPGRIKADLPVRLPRPREFRQIRRHPDYGVLSARLWEELREEVLRSRR, from the coding sequence ATGACCGTCGGCACCGCCGCCGCGGCCGCCATCGAGGTGGCCGGGCTGACCAAGGTCTTCCCCACCGCCCGCGGGCCCACCGTGGCCCTGCAGGGGGTGACGTTCACGGTGGAGCCCGGCCAGTTCTGCGCCCTCATCGGGCCCTCGGGGTGCGGAAAGACCACCCTGCTGCACATCCTGGCGGGCCTGGTCCCGCCCACCGCCGGGACCGTCCGCCTGCCCCGCCGCCAGGGCGGGCGCCTGGTGACCGCCATCGTCTTTCAGGGAACCAGTACTCTGCCCTGGCTGACCGTGCGCGAGAACGTGGCCTACGGCCTGCGCAATATGGGGGTGCCGGCATCCGGGTGCGTGGCGCGCACCGACGTCCAGCTGGCCCGGGTGGGACTGGCCGCCGTGGCCGACCGCTACCCCTACCAGCTGTCCGAGGGCATGCGCCAGAGGGTCAGCATCGCCCGGGCGCTGGCGGTGGAACCCCAGGTCCTGCTGATGGACGAGCCCTTCGCCAACCTGGACGAGCAGAACCGGCTGATCCTCCAGGACGAGCTCCTGCAGCTGTGGCAGGAGACCCGGATGACGGTCCTGTTCGTCACCCACAGCCTGGATGAGGCCCTGCGCCTGGCGGACCGGGTCCTGGTGATGAGCGCCACCCCGGGGCGCATCAAGGCCGACCTGCCGGTCCGGCTGCCCCGGCCCCGCGAGTTCCGCCAGATCCGCCGCCACCCGGACTACGGGGTCCTCAGCGCCCGGCTGTGGGAGGAGTTGCGGGAGGAGGTGTTGCGCAGCCGCCGATGA
- the menA gene encoding 1,4-dihydroxy-2-naphthoate octaprenyltransferase, translated as MRSSRWLTALSPLAFLALWELASRTGLADPRFIPPPSSVARTVATLASTGELAFHVGVSVRRILVGFAAGALPAVILGLAMGLWPPVRAALMPLVASLYPIPKIAVYPLIIVYLGIGEASKVTIVAVSIFFLVLLNTMAGVVGLDRAYFQIARAYGASGWRLFTTVALPGALPQIFTGLKLGMGFALIVIVGAELLGSDAGIGFVIWRSYQIFAVDTMFAGLLVTAILGWAATAALDWLERMALPWRPGPADVWVPGAGREGGEHPGWLRVWWQAVRPFSFTASVTPVLVGTAAAVRDGAFHPGLGAAALLASVGIHAATNLFNDYYDHVRGVDTPESVGPSGVIQQGLLSPRAVRTGAWVLVGASGLLGLVLVAARGWPVLAVGAASVLAGYAYTGGPVPLGYRALGDLVVFVFMGLVIVAGAYFIQTGTVSATAVWAALPVAALVDAILVVNNLRDLRTDRERGKRTLATVLGPRGTRIHLAALLVGTYAAVGAGVLLSRLPPASLVVALTIPQAVRLWQAVRAGGDPLTLTQRGVREAASLHGRVGWLLAAALVWTARW; from the coding sequence ATGAGATCCTCCCGCTGGCTGACCGCACTGTCTCCGCTGGCCTTTCTGGCCCTGTGGGAGCTGGCCAGCCGCACCGGCCTGGCCGACCCGCGCTTCATCCCGCCGCCGTCGTCGGTGGCGCGGACCGTGGCCACCCTGGCCTCCACCGGCGAGCTGGCCTTCCACGTGGGCGTGAGCGTGCGGCGCATCCTGGTCGGGTTTGCCGCCGGGGCGCTGCCCGCGGTGATCCTGGGGCTGGCCATGGGTCTGTGGCCTCCGGTGCGGGCGGCCCTGATGCCCCTGGTGGCGTCCCTGTACCCCATCCCCAAGATCGCCGTCTACCCGCTGATCATCGTGTACCTCGGCATCGGCGAGGCCAGCAAGGTGACCATCGTCGCGGTCAGCATCTTCTTCCTGGTCCTGCTGAACACCATGGCCGGGGTGGTGGGGCTGGACCGGGCCTATTTCCAGATCGCCCGCGCCTACGGCGCCAGCGGCTGGCGCCTGTTCACCACCGTGGCACTGCCGGGGGCGCTGCCCCAGATCTTCACCGGCCTGAAGCTGGGCATGGGGTTCGCGCTGATCGTGATCGTGGGGGCCGAGCTGCTGGGATCGGACGCGGGGATCGGGTTTGTCATCTGGCGGTCGTACCAGATCTTCGCGGTGGACACCATGTTCGCCGGGTTGCTCGTCACCGCCATCCTGGGGTGGGCGGCCACGGCCGCCCTGGACTGGCTGGAGCGCATGGCTCTGCCGTGGCGTCCGGGGCCGGCCGATGTGTGGGTTCCGGGCGCCGGCCGCGAGGGCGGGGAGCATCCGGGGTGGCTGCGGGTCTGGTGGCAGGCCGTGCGGCCGTTCTCCTTCACCGCGTCGGTGACGCCCGTGCTGGTGGGCACCGCGGCGGCCGTGCGGGACGGGGCGTTTCACCCCGGCCTGGGCGCGGCGGCGCTGCTGGCCTCGGTGGGCATCCATGCCGCCACCAACCTGTTCAACGACTACTACGACCACGTCCGCGGTGTGGACACGCCCGAGTCGGTGGGTCCCAGCGGCGTGATCCAGCAGGGACTGCTGTCGCCCCGGGCGGTGCGCACCGGCGCGTGGGTCCTGGTGGGGGCCAGCGGACTGCTGGGCCTGGTCCTGGTGGCCGCCCGCGGGTGGCCGGTCCTGGCGGTGGGGGCGGCCAGCGTCCTGGCGGGCTACGCCTACACCGGGGGGCCGGTCCCGCTGGGGTACCGCGCCCTGGGCGATCTGGTGGTGTTCGTGTTCATGGGGCTGGTGATCGTGGCCGGCGCGTATTTCATCCAGACCGGCACGGTGAGCGCGACGGCCGTGTGGGCGGCGCTTCCGGTGGCCGCCCTGGTGGACGCCATCCTGGTCGTGAACAACCTCCGCGACCTGCGCACCGACCGCGAGCGCGGCAAGCGCACCCTGGCCACAGTCCTGGGCCCCCGGGGCACGCGGATCCACCTGGCCGCGCTGCTGGTGGGCACCTACGCGGCGGTGGGAGCCGGCGTGCTGCTCTCCCGCCTGCCGCCGGCCTCCCTGGTGGTCGCCCTGACCATCCCGCAGGCGGTCCGCCTGTGGCAGGCGGTGCGCGCCGGCGGGGACCCGCTCACCCTGACCCAACGGGGGGTGCGGGAGGCGGCCTCGCTGCACGGGCGGGTCGGGTGGCTGCTGGCGGCTGCGCTGGTCTGGACCGCCCGGTGGTGA
- a CDS encoding ubiquinone/menaquinone biosynthesis methyltransferase, whose protein sequence is MAAGGCAGLDRPVVTPAVPEDLPDRTPADAHTARVREMFDAVAGRYDLANHLLSLGLHLRWKRAAVRAARLRPGDTFLDACCGTGDLLAAAADAGARVVAVDVAPRMLERAARRLGDAPAALVRADICRLPLADGSVDATAIAFGLRNVADPPRALAECHRVLRPSGRLVVLEFGRPAGALLRRLYDLYSRVVLVPVGGRLTGRPDAYRYLRDSIRRWPDPDALAGMIRRCGFDDVAYRALSGGIAVLHTARRPAVPGGGGARPPA, encoded by the coding sequence GTGGCTGCTGGCGGCTGCGCTGGTCTGGACCGCCCGGTGGTGACCCCCGCGGTGCCGGAAGATCTCCCGGACCGCACTCCGGCGGATGCGCACACCGCCCGGGTCCGGGAGATGTTCGACGCCGTCGCCGGCCGCTACGACCTGGCCAACCACCTGCTGAGCCTCGGGCTGCACCTGCGGTGGAAGCGCGCCGCGGTGCGGGCGGCGCGCCTGCGACCGGGGGACACGTTCCTGGACGCCTGCTGCGGGACGGGCGATCTGCTGGCCGCCGCCGCGGATGCGGGCGCGCGGGTGGTGGCGGTGGACGTGGCACCCCGCATGCTGGAGCGGGCCGCGCGCCGCCTGGGAGATGCCCCGGCCGCGCTGGTCCGGGCCGACATCTGCCGGCTGCCCCTGGCCGACGGATCGGTGGATGCGACCGCCATCGCCTTCGGACTGCGCAACGTCGCCGATCCCCCCCGTGCGCTGGCAGAGTGTCACCGGGTGCTGCGCCCGAGCGGACGCCTGGTGGTGCTGGAGTTCGGCCGCCCGGCGGGCGCGTTGCTGCGCCGGCTGTATGACCTGTACTCCCGGGTGGTCCTGGTGCCCGTGGGCGGGCGGCTCACCGGACGACCGGATGCCTACCGATATCTGCGCGATTCCATCCGCCGGTGGCCGGATCCCGATGCGCTGGCCGGCATGATCCGCCGCTGCGGGTTTGACGACGTGGCCTACCGCGCCCTGAGCGGCGGCATCGCCGTGCTGCACACCGCGCGCCGGCCGGCGGTCCCGGGGGGAGGAGGGGCGCGCCCGCCCGCATAA
- the nth gene encoding endonuclease III, whose translation MARILEVLERRYPQVRVPLHHRDPFQLLVATVLSAQCTDAMVNRVTPALLARYPTPRDLADADPRELERLIRPTGFFRQKARALMALSRSLVERFGGTVPLTMDDLLTLEGVGRKTANVLLAAKRLEPWGSGDDPSDGMGIVVDTHVRRVTRRLGLVATDDPEEIERELLTLIPRDQWAAVSLRLIYFGREVCTARAPRCAACPLSRLCPAAPYRGQPPWMRPRRPPSSGRRTGSKSQ comes from the coding sequence GTGGCGCGCATCCTCGAGGTCCTGGAGCGGCGCTACCCTCAGGTGCGCGTGCCGCTGCATCACCGGGATCCCTTCCAGCTGCTGGTGGCCACCGTGCTCTCGGCCCAGTGCACCGACGCCATGGTCAACCGGGTCACCCCGGCGCTGTTGGCCCGGTATCCGACACCCCGCGACCTGGCTGACGCCGACCCGCGCGAGCTGGAGCGGCTCATCCGCCCGACGGGCTTCTTCCGGCAGAAGGCGCGGGCGCTGATGGCGCTCAGCCGCTCCCTCGTCGAGCGCTTCGGGGGTACCGTGCCCCTGACCATGGACGACCTGCTCACCCTGGAGGGTGTGGGCCGCAAGACCGCCAACGTGCTCCTGGCGGCCAAGCGGCTGGAGCCGTGGGGATCCGGGGACGATCCCTCCGACGGGATGGGCATTGTGGTGGATACCCACGTGCGGCGGGTCACCCGGCGTCTGGGTCTGGTGGCCACCGACGACCCGGAGGAGATCGAGCGGGAACTGCTCACCCTCATTCCCCGGGACCAGTGGGCCGCGGTGTCGCTGCGACTGATCTACTTCGGCAGGGAGGTGTGCACCGCCCGCGCGCCCCGCTGCGCCGCCTGCCCGCTGAGCAGGCTGTGCCCGGCGGCGCCCTACCGGGGACAGCCTCCCTGGATGCGGCCCCGCCGGCCGCCGTCCTCCGGACGCAGAACCGGCTCGAAGTCACAATAG
- a CDS encoding A/G-specific adenine glycosylase, producing MTTDRSRPQSARARQFVRRLLRWYARRGRDLPWRRTRDPYRILVSEIMLQQTPVARVLPKYREWLRRYPTWQTLARATARDVREAWYPLGYNARPVRLRNIARIVVRRYGGRLPASRDALLRLDGIGPATAGALLTFAFGGAEPIVDTNVRRVLTRAFYGGRAVPERALWDLAADLVRRADAYDLNQALMDLGAMVCRARRPRCPDCPVRAACAACGRADLRASGSR from the coding sequence GTGACGACAGACCGGTCCCGGCCGCAGTCCGCCCGCGCGCGGCAGTTCGTCCGCCGCCTGCTGCGCTGGTATGCCCGCCGGGGACGCGACCTGCCCTGGCGGCGGACGCGCGACCCCTATCGCATCCTGGTCTCCGAGATCATGCTCCAGCAGACCCCGGTGGCGCGGGTGCTTCCCAAGTACCGCGAGTGGCTGCGCCGGTATCCCACCTGGCAGACCCTGGCGCGCGCCACGGCGCGAGACGTCCGGGAGGCGTGGTATCCTCTGGGCTACAACGCCCGCCCGGTCCGCCTGCGAAACATCGCCCGGATCGTGGTGCGCCGGTACGGCGGGCGGCTTCCCGCGAGCCGCGACGCGTTGCTGCGGTTAGATGGGATCGGTCCCGCGACGGCGGGGGCGCTCCTGACCTTCGCCTTCGGGGGCGCCGAGCCCATCGTGGACACCAACGTGCGCCGCGTCCTCACCCGCGCGTTCTACGGAGGGCGGGCAGTCCCCGAACGGGCCCTGTGGGACCTGGCGGCTGACCTGGTCCGGCGCGCCGACGCCTACGACCTCAACCAGGCACTGATGGACCTGGGCGCGATGGTGTGCCGGGCGCGCCGCCCGCGCTGCCCGGACTGCCCGGTGCGGGCTGCGTGCGCCGCCTGCGGGCGGGCGGATCTCCGGGCCTCCGGCTCCCGGTGA
- the ggt gene encoding gamma-glutamyltransferase, protein MGRLSRAEVIARSGVIATGHPLASAAGLRVLMDGGNAVDAAVAAAGVLGVVQPMMSGLGGDTFALVWRAADGQPWALNSSGVAPYAATPEWFLSRGHRRMPLRGMLSVAVPGAVDAMATALARWGSGRFSLAQLLQPAAAYAETGFPVAPTVARWIAQAADEIARYPSTARIYLPRGRPPQPGEILVNPDLATSLRIVGEGGAEAFYRGPLARHLAAYCQAHGGLLTEREFAEHHCEVYPPLSTTYRGLTVYTTAPPSQGIIALEMLNILEGFAPGDLRWGTARAVHLMVEAKKLAFADRLAFLGDPRFVTNPLQTLLSKEYAARRRQAIDPQRAATEVAAGMVREAVGDTTALVAADAEGTVVCWITSLSASFGCAEVVEGTGILLNNRAGRGFELTPGHPNCIAPGKRTMHTLMAFLACRGGRPMLAWATPGGDGQPQWNTQVFSHIVDGGMGIQEAVEVPRWLSLPGTDPAGRPAPYELRLEAGFPPQTVDQLAQWGHAVREMGEMEAGGACQAVLVDGAVYRAGSDPRVDGCAIGF, encoded by the coding sequence GTGGGACGGCTGAGCCGGGCGGAGGTCATCGCGCGGTCCGGGGTGATCGCCACCGGCCACCCGCTGGCGTCGGCGGCGGGGCTGCGGGTGCTGATGGACGGCGGCAACGCCGTGGACGCCGCGGTGGCGGCCGCCGGGGTGCTGGGCGTGGTCCAGCCCATGATGTCGGGACTGGGCGGGGACACCTTCGCCCTGGTGTGGCGCGCCGCCGACGGCCAGCCGTGGGCGCTCAACAGCAGCGGGGTGGCCCCCTATGCCGCCACCCCCGAGTGGTTTCTCTCCCGAGGCCACCGCCGCATGCCCCTGCGCGGAATGCTGTCGGTGGCCGTGCCGGGGGCCGTGGACGCCATGGCGACGGCCCTGGCCCGCTGGGGGTCGGGCCGGTTCTCGCTGGCGCAGCTGTTGCAGCCCGCCGCCGCCTACGCCGAGACGGGGTTCCCGGTGGCGCCCACGGTGGCGCGGTGGATCGCCCAGGCCGCCGATGAGATCGCCCGGTATCCCTCCACCGCCCGCATCTACCTCCCCCGGGGCCGCCCGCCGCAGCCCGGGGAGATCCTGGTCAACCCGGATCTGGCCACCAGCCTGCGGATCGTGGGCGAGGGCGGCGCGGAGGCGTTCTACCGGGGTCCGCTGGCGCGCCATCTGGCGGCCTACTGCCAGGCCCACGGCGGGCTGCTCACCGAGCGGGAGTTCGCCGAGCACCACTGCGAGGTGTACCCGCCGCTGTCCACCACCTACCGCGGGCTGACGGTGTATACCACGGCGCCTCCCTCCCAGGGGATCATCGCGCTGGAGATGCTCAACATCCTGGAGGGGTTCGCGCCCGGGGACCTGCGCTGGGGCACGGCGCGCGCGGTGCACCTGATGGTGGAGGCCAAGAAGCTGGCGTTCGCCGACCGGCTGGCCTTCCTGGGCGACCCGCGCTTTGTGACCAATCCTCTGCAGACCCTCCTGTCCAAGGAGTACGCCGCCCGCCGCCGGCAGGCCATCGATCCGCAGCGGGCGGCCACGGAGGTGGCCGCGGGGATGGTGCGGGAGGCCGTGGGTGACACCACGGCGCTGGTGGCCGCCGACGCCGAGGGCACCGTGGTGTGCTGGATCACCAGCCTGTCGGCCAGCTTCGGGTGCGCCGAGGTGGTGGAGGGGACCGGTATCCTGCTCAACAACCGGGCCGGGCGGGGGTTTGAGCTGACGCCGGGCCACCCCAACTGCATCGCGCCCGGCAAGCGCACCATGCACACGCTGATGGCGTTTCTGGCCTGCCGCGGCGGCCGTCCGATGCTGGCGTGGGCCACTCCCGGAGGCGACGGCCAGCCCCAGTGGAATACCCAGGTCTTCAGCCACATCGTCGACGGCGGCATGGGCATCCAGGAGGCGGTGGAGGTCCCCCGGTGGCTGAGCCTGCCGGGCACCGATCCGGCCGGCCGGCCGGCGCCCTATGAGCTGCGCCTGGAAGCGGGTTTCCCGCCGCAGACGGTGGACCAGCTGGCGCAGTGGGGCCACGCCGTCCGGGAGATGGGCGAGATGGAGGCCGGCGGGGCCTGCCAGGCCGTCCTGGTGGACGGCGCGGTGTACCGGGCGGGATCGGATCCGCGGGTGGACGGCTGCGCCATCGGCTTCTGA
- a CDS encoding nucleoside-diphosphate kinase, with protein sequence MKEIRRERTLVFVKPDGVQRGLVGEVIGRFERAGLKLVGLKMVWPDRALLDRHYPRDEGFLRTIGGKTREAFASYGLDVRQQTGTDDPVEIGRQVRQWLIDYVSSGPVVALVLEGVHAVSVVRKLVGDTLPYRAAPGTIRGDFSVDSPTVANLMKRPVRNLIHASGSVEEAALEIPLWFAEAELYEYPRADEAVMFGE encoded by the coding sequence ATGAAGGAGATCCGGCGCGAGCGCACCCTGGTGTTCGTCAAGCCTGACGGGGTCCAGCGCGGCCTGGTAGGCGAGGTGATCGGCCGCTTTGAGCGGGCCGGCCTGAAGCTGGTGGGCCTGAAGATGGTGTGGCCGGATCGGGCGCTGCTGGACCGGCACTATCCCCGGGACGAAGGGTTCCTGCGGACCATCGGCGGCAAGACCCGGGAGGCGTTTGCCAGCTATGGCCTGGACGTGCGGCAGCAGACGGGCACCGACGATCCGGTGGAGATCGGCCGCCAGGTGCGCCAGTGGCTGATCGACTACGTGTCCAGCGGCCCGGTGGTGGCGTTGGTGCTGGAGGGGGTGCACGCCGTGTCGGTGGTGCGCAAGCTGGTGGGAGACACCCTGCCGTATCGCGCGGCGCCCGGCACCATCCGGGGCGACTTCTCGGTGGACTCGCCTACCGTCGCCAACCTGATGAAGCGGCCGGTGCGCAACCTCATCCACGCCTCGGGCTCGGTGGAGGAAGCGGCCCTGGAAATCCCCCTGTGGTTTGCCGAGGCGGAGCTGTACGAGTACCCGCGGGCGGACGAGGCGGTGATGTTCGGCGAGTAG